Part of the Sulfobacillus acidophilus DSM 10332 genome, GACCTGTAAACTCATCATGCCGGCGATGAGGCCGCCCGCCGACGTCCCCGCCACCCAGCGGGGGCGGTAACCGGCTTCCTCTAAGGCTTTTAAGGCCCCTAAATGGGCGGCCCCCAATAAACCGCCGCCGGACAAGGCGATGGCAATGTCCATAGGATTCCTCCTCCGGGTCAAACCCGTACGTGACCTATTGTAGTGATATGGTATCGCCGACGGCGACCAAACGTGACGGCCGCGTCGCTGGACGAGCCGGGTTTTTTGCGGTAAGGTTTCAATGGCGGGCCTTATGCGTCCCGAAAGATTACTGGAGGAGTGGGTATCCTGGTGGGTGGCACCGGATCATATCGTGTGCTGGCAACCCTCCTGGCCATGGTTGGGGTGGCGCTGACCGTGGGGGCTTATCGTTTCTTTTTTGGCGGATTCCCCAGTGCGCCCGAACTGCTCGACCTCGGACTGGTATTGGTGTTTTTCACGGGCGTATTCTCGTTCGTTGTCTTCGGCCTCTTAGAGAGTCAGCAAAAAAAACTTCACGTGGCCTATGACGAATTGCAACGGCAACGCGACATTTTGCAGGGTTTATGGGATGCGACCGGAGTGGTGGCGACGCTGCCGGATCTGGGGGGCGTGTTACAGCAAATCGTCGATTTGTCGCGAACGTTGTTCGGCGCCGAGTATGCGGCGTTGGCGGTGCTGTCGGACGAAGATCCCTCGAAAATCCGTCAGTTTATTACCTCCGGGCTTTCCGACGAAGAACGCCAGCGGATTGGCCAATTGCCGACCGGCAAGGGCCTATTGGGTAAGGTGATCCGGGAAAAACGCCCTCTCCGGATTCAGCACATTCTAGAGCACCCCGATTCGGCCGGTTTTCCGCCCCATCATCCCGCCATGGACAGTTTTTTAGGCCTTCCTCTGCTTTACCGCGGGACGGTCGTGGGTCATCTGTATATGACCAACAAACCGGGAGGATTTACTCCGCAAGATGAGATGCTCGCGCAATTATTTGGCCGGCAAGCCGCCGTGGTCATTTCCAATGCCCGTTTATATCGGGAGCGGGAAATGCTCGCGACCGCCCAAGAGCGGGAGCGCATAGGTCGTGAGCTTCATGACGGGGTTTTGCAAACCCTCTATGGCCTGACTTTGTCGTTGGATTCGCTCCTCGATACGGAACCCGACCTCTCCCCGACCGCCCAAAAGGAATTATCGCGTATCACGGAAGTTTTGAGCCTGACGATGACGGACATCCGGATGTATATTCAGACGCTGGCCCAGTCCGATGTCGATTTACGGGTGGCTTTGGTCGATATGCTGCAACGTGGCGGCGGAATGCAGGATATTGTGCTGGAATTTCGGGACAACCAGTATTTAGAATTAGATCCCGAAGTGGTGCACGATATTGTGATGTCGGTACAAGAGGCGGTTTCCAACGCGCGGCGGCATGGGGAAGCGAGCCGGATTGTGGTGGGCTGGGAAGCCTTAGAAGACTGGTACCGCGTGTGGATCCAAGATAACGGGCGGGGCTTCGATCCGGCGCAAGTGTCGACGGAGCACCATTTTGGGCTGCGTAACATGCGACGGCGGATGGAACATTGGCAAGCCCGTATGACAGTGGAAAGTCGGCCGGGATCCGGTACGACCGTGACATTTTGGTTCCCCCGGGATGACATGGGCAATACCGTGGAGGTAAAGGAGGATATACAACATGGCTGAGACCGCTGCGGATGTGGTCCGCGTGGCCATTGTCGATGACCATGAAGTGGTTCGGGTGGGCCTTCGCAATATGATCGACCGGCAGCCGGACCTGACCGTGGTCGCCGAGTGTGCGACCGGAACCGAGGCTATCCAAACCTTACCCCATCAAACCGATGTGGTGGTGTTGGATGTCCGGTTGCCGGACATATCGGGATTTGACGTATGCCGCGCCTTAAAAGAGGCGGATCCAAAAATTCAGGTGATTATGCTCACCTCATTCGGGAAAGAAGAAATGGTGCTGGATGCCATCGATGCCGGCGCGTCGGGCTATCTGTTAAAAGAGGCGCGGGGTCATACGGTGCTGGAAGGGATTCGCACCGTGGCTCAAGGCGGATCGCTATTCAGCCCGCAGGTGACCAATGCCCTTTTTCAACGCTTGCGTAATGGGGGCCGACCGCAAGATCCGATTGAGGAGTTAACCGATACCGAGAAGAAGATTTTAGAATTGGTCGCCATGGGCAAAACCAATCGAGAAATCGGGCAAGAGCTCTTTTTGAGCGAGAAAACCATTAAACATTATGTCAGCAACATTTTGAGCAAATTAGGCTATACCCGGCGGGCAGAAGCGGCCGCCCATTATGCGCGGTATTATTCCGAGCGTGTCGAGTCGTCGGACGATCCCGGTTAGTGGCGATGCGTTAAAGCATAGATGCCCCAGAGAATGAGGCCCCAGATGGCGATTTGAAACATCGCCATCATGACCCAGTCGCCCAAATGGGGGATCGACAACAGTCCGGTAATCATTCGGCGACCTCCTTTCGTGGGTTGATGATATTTATCCTACGCCGATGAGACGATTTATATAGGGGCGACGGGTACCCACTCGTTGAGTCGAACGGCTATGATTCTACCGGTATCATAGGGGATCTCAGACACCCGCTAAAGGACCGGATGGGTGAGCCAGGATAGGCCAAACGGCCCTATTGCAAAACCGGACATATTTTGTATAGTAGAGCACAATGGCTGATCCAGCGTGCTGGACCGGCAGAAGGCCGGCGAGGAACCAACAATTTGGATTTAGGGGAGAGAGTGGAATGATTCAGGTCGATCCGCAGTTGACCGATGAACAATTCTTGCGGTTGTTCGAAAAAGGCATTACCCATCAATGGACCGCCGACGAAATTGATTGGGGCGCGGTGCAAAATATCAGCACCGCTCAAAAAGAGGCCATTGGGCAACTGATGACACCGGTTTACCTTGGGGAACAAACCGCCATGCTGGGCGTCAGCGCGGTTATCCCGATGATCTTGAATCAAGGCCATCCGGAACCCGCCCTGTACCTGTCCAGCATGGGGTTGGACGAGGCTCGGCACTTTCGGAATTTAAACCGGCTCTACCGTACGTTAGGGGTGGATCCTTTGCCGAGTCGGCGTATTCCCGAAATGTGGCGGTATCATGCCCGTCTGTTGCAGAAACGGGATCCGGTGCAATGGGTCTTTGGGATTTTAATTAGCGATTTGTTCGCGAAAACGTTTTACGGGGGATTTGGCCGGCGGTTTCCGGATACCGTAGTTGGCCGGTTGTCGCGGCGCACCCTACAAGACGAGGCCCGACATCAAGCGTTTTCCGATCGGTACTTAAATGGGGTATTGCCGACCTTGGACCCCGATGCCAAAAAGGAACTCCTCTCCTTGCGGGACGATTTATTCCGCGTGATGGATAAACTGGGGGGACGGCTCCAACCCGCCATGGAAACCCTGGAATGGTCGAGCGAGGAGTTTCTCACCGAATTGTGGGATGACACCGAACGATGGGCGGTTCGACTCGGATTGGTCGATCACACCACGAGCTGGACGGATCACCGGGAATCGATGTCGACCCCGGAGGGAGCGTAAATAGCATTTTCCGTCCCAAACTGACCATTGTAGGTGATACCCTACAGCGGTATAGTACTTAGTAAGGGGTCTGTCCCGGTTGACTTGGTCACATCATGGGGGGGCGGTCTATGCTTAACTGGCTCTTTGGTCCACGGGTGCAGCATATTCATGCGGACGAGTTGAAGACGCTGATGAAAAGCGAAAATCCGCCGGTGATTGTGGACGTGCGGACCCATCCGGAATTTCGGGAATCGCACATACCGAAGGCGGTCCATATACCGTTACCGGAAGTTCGGACGCGAATGGACGAGTTGCCGAAGGAAAAGGTCATTGTCACGGTCTGTCGTACGGGCCATCGGAGTTTGGTGGCGGCGCAGGCATTGCACAGTGCCGGGTATCAAGTTAAAAATTTACAGGGCGGGATGGAGTTGTGGACCGGGGACGTCGTACCCCGTTCACGGCGGTAATCTCGTCGGCGGTTTGGGATCACGGGAGCGACGGCTTCCGTGATTTTTTGTTGCCGGTGGGGGTAACCAGGCGGGTCAAATATTCCGGTTATGGAAATTTTGCCGCCAGGACTTTACGGCGTTAGGAATTCGGATATTGTATTAAGGGAATGGTATCATTTGGTTGGGGAGGAAACCCGTGACACCCTGGGATGGTGGCATACAACAGTTAAAGCGGGACGCCTTATTTCGTGAACTGA contains:
- a CDS encoding Rhodanese-like protein (PFAM: Rhodanese-like domain~COGs: COG0607 Rhodanese-related sulfurtransferase~InterPro IPR001763~KEGG: drt:Dret_1308 rhodanese domain-containing protein~PFAM: Rhodanese-like~SMART: Rhodanese-like~SPTR: Rhodanese domain protein); this encodes MLNWLFGPRVQHIHADELKTLMKSENPPVIVDVRTHPEFRESHIPKAVHIPLPEVRTRMDELPKEKVIVTVCRTGHRSLVAAQALHSAGYQVKNLQGGMELWTGDVVPRSRR
- a CDS encoding two component transcriptional regulator, LuxR family (PFAM: Response regulator receiver domain; Bacterial regulatory proteins, luxR family~COGs: COG2197 Response regulator containing a CheY-like receiver domain and an HTH DNA-binding domain~InterPro IPR001789:IPR000792~KEGG: tfu:Tfu_3035 LuxR response regulator receiver~PFAM: Signal transduction response regulator, receiver region; Transcription regulator LuxR, C-terminal~SMART: Signal transduction response regulator, receiver region; Transcription regulator LuxR, C-terminal~SPTR: Regulatory protein, LuxR:Response regulator receiver), whose protein sequence is MAETAADVVRVAIVDDHEVVRVGLRNMIDRQPDLTVVAECATGTEAIQTLPHQTDVVVLDVRLPDISGFDVCRALKEADPKIQVIMLTSFGKEEMVLDAIDAGASGYLLKEARGHTVLEGIRTVAQGGSLFSPQVTNALFQRLRNGGRPQDPIEELTDTEKKILELVAMGKTNREIGQELFLSEKTIKHYVSNILSKLGYTRRAEAAAHYARYYSERVESSDDPG
- a CDS encoding putative signal transduction histidine kinase (PFAM: Histidine kinase; Histidine kinase-, DNA gyrase B-, and HSP90-like ATPase; GAF domain~COGs: COG4585 Signal transduction histidine kinase~InterPro IPR003018:IPR011712:IPR003594~KEGG: ttr:Tter_2549 GAF sensor signal transduction histidine kinase~PFAM: GAF; Signal transduction histidine kinase, subgroup 3, dimerisation and phosphoacceptor region; ATP-binding region, ATPase-like~SMART: GAF; ATP-binding region, ATPase-like~SPTR: GAF sensor signal transduction histidine kinase); the encoded protein is MGGTGSYRVLATLLAMVGVALTVGAYRFFFGGFPSAPELLDLGLVLVFFTGVFSFVVFGLLESQQKKLHVAYDELQRQRDILQGLWDATGVVATLPDLGGVLQQIVDLSRTLFGAEYAALAVLSDEDPSKIRQFITSGLSDEERQRIGQLPTGKGLLGKVIREKRPLRIQHILEHPDSAGFPPHHPAMDSFLGLPLLYRGTVVGHLYMTNKPGGFTPQDEMLAQLFGRQAAVVISNARLYREREMLATAQERERIGRELHDGVLQTLYGLTLSLDSLLDTEPDLSPTAQKELSRITEVLSLTMTDIRMYIQTLAQSDVDLRVALVDMLQRGGGMQDIVLEFRDNQYLELDPEVVHDIVMSVQEAVSNARRHGEASRIVVGWEALEDWYRVWIQDNGRGFDPAQVSTEHHFGLRNMRRRMEHWQARMTVESRPGSGTTVTFWFPRDDMGNTVEVKEDIQHG